One segment of Herbaspirillum hiltneri N3 DNA contains the following:
- a CDS encoding substrate-binding domain-containing protein, translating into MSFYSGLVALTLCLLAGTSHAQTKPAGPAMPAQKKGQISESADVAWLSDMQAQVRKASVHGQPWPGPQSGPPARAGVTVAVLSEDLRNGGILGVVKGIGEAAKVIGWNTKIINLGGNSADRSAGFAAVAGLKPQGVILVGIDAREAHAELQALANQKIPMVGWHVGSQAGIPASGPVAMNVSTDPLEVARITAMAAVAGSRGKAGVVIFTDSRFEIAKAKAEAMASVIRACKGCTLLEIRDVAISHSAELMPGATRELLSRYGKRWTHALAINDIYFDYAAIELTKAGLPSNAVEMMSAGDGSAAAFLRIQAGTFQTGTVAEPLNLHGWQLVDEMNRLLAQRPVSGFLFPVHLVTTANIAFDGGPLLQYDPDNAYRDIYRRIWRR; encoded by the coding sequence ATGTCTTTTTATTCAGGATTGGTGGCGTTGACGCTCTGCCTGCTGGCGGGGACGAGTCACGCGCAGACGAAACCGGCAGGGCCGGCGATGCCGGCGCAAAAAAAGGGGCAGATCAGCGAGTCTGCCGATGTCGCCTGGCTCAGCGATATGCAGGCACAGGTCAGGAAAGCCAGCGTGCACGGGCAGCCCTGGCCGGGGCCGCAATCCGGACCGCCGGCGCGCGCGGGGGTAACGGTCGCGGTACTGAGCGAGGATTTGAGGAACGGCGGCATTCTGGGCGTGGTCAAGGGCATCGGCGAGGCGGCCAAAGTCATCGGCTGGAACACAAAGATCATCAATCTCGGCGGCAACTCCGCCGACCGTAGCGCCGGTTTCGCCGCAGTGGCGGGTTTGAAGCCGCAAGGCGTGATTCTGGTGGGCATTGACGCCAGGGAGGCGCACGCCGAACTGCAGGCGCTGGCGAATCAGAAAATTCCCATGGTCGGCTGGCACGTGGGGTCGCAGGCCGGTATTCCGGCGTCGGGGCCGGTGGCCATGAACGTGTCTACCGACCCGCTGGAAGTCGCGCGCATCACGGCCATGGCGGCGGTAGCCGGCTCGCGCGGCAAGGCCGGCGTCGTGATCTTTACCGACAGCCGTTTCGAGATCGCCAAGGCCAAGGCCGAGGCCATGGCAAGCGTCATCAGGGCTTGCAAGGGATGTACATTGCTGGAAATCAGGGACGTTGCGATTTCACACAGCGCGGAACTGATGCCCGGCGCCACGAGGGAGTTGCTCAGCCGCTACGGCAAACGCTGGACCCATGCGTTGGCGATCAATGACATTTACTTCGACTATGCGGCCATCGAACTCACCAAGGCAGGGCTGCCCAGCAACGCCGTCGAGATGATGTCCGCCGGTGACGGCAGCGCGGCGGCATTCCTGCGTATCCAGGCCGGGACGTTCCAGACCGGCACGGTTGCCGAGCCGCTCAATCTGCATGGCTGGCAACTGGTCGATGAAATGAACCGGCTGCTGGCGCAACGTCCGGTGTCGGGTTTCCTGTTTCCGGTCCACCTGGTGACCACGGCCAATATTGCCTTCGATGGCGGCCCGCTGCTGCAATACGATCCGGACAACGCATACCGCGATATCTACCGGCGCATCTGGCGGCGCTGA
- a CDS encoding ATP-binding protein codes for MSFVQSQQASLEPQISEFFDGCPVPAFAIDSHHVITHWNKACEHVLGVQASQMVGTRNQWKPFYLYERPVLADLIVAGSLENVVGVYYHDDDKFRSSVVIPGAVEAERFFPHLGDSGRWLYFSAAPLRAPSGEIVGAIEVLQDISAQKTAELDLRRMHQELEMLVVKRTHELAATNAKMEEDILRRTAAEAELVRRNSELTELNRKLSMTQEQLMQSEKLASIGQLAAGVAHEINNPIGYIFSNFSTLETYVGSLLRMLGAYEAQELDRGSESAARELAAVRDEVEIDFLKEDIPALMSESREGITRVRKIVQDLKDFSRADTALEWQWANLHQGIDSTLNIVNNEIKYKADVVKNYGVLPDVECLPSQINQVVMNLVVNAAHAIDGARGTITITTRIVDTGADVEIEIADNGSGITPENLSRIFDPFFTTKPVGQGTGLGLSLAYGIMQKHHGSINVRSELGAGTTFTLRFPIRHDAGGDAGQGTSGNP; via the coding sequence GTGTCATTCGTTCAATCTCAGCAGGCCTCGCTTGAACCGCAGATATCCGAGTTTTTCGACGGTTGCCCGGTTCCTGCTTTTGCCATTGACAGCCATCACGTCATTACCCATTGGAACAAGGCGTGTGAACACGTGCTGGGCGTGCAGGCATCGCAGATGGTCGGCACCAGGAACCAATGGAAGCCGTTTTACCTCTACGAACGCCCGGTGCTTGCCGATCTCATCGTGGCCGGATCGCTGGAGAATGTCGTCGGCGTCTACTATCACGACGACGACAAGTTTCGTAGTTCGGTCGTGATCCCCGGCGCGGTGGAAGCGGAGCGATTTTTCCCTCATCTGGGCGACTCCGGCCGCTGGCTGTATTTTTCCGCAGCGCCGCTGCGGGCGCCGTCCGGAGAGATTGTCGGCGCCATCGAGGTGCTGCAGGACATCAGCGCCCAGAAGACGGCGGAGCTGGACTTGCGGCGCATGCATCAGGAACTCGAAATGCTGGTCGTCAAACGGACGCACGAACTTGCCGCCACCAATGCCAAGATGGAAGAAGACATCTTGCGGCGGACGGCGGCGGAGGCGGAACTGGTAAGGCGTAACTCGGAACTCACCGAACTCAATCGCAAGCTGTCCATGACGCAGGAGCAGCTAATGCAATCCGAGAAGCTGGCCTCGATCGGCCAGCTTGCTGCAGGCGTCGCGCATGAAATCAACAATCCGATCGGCTACATCTTTTCCAATTTCAGCACCCTCGAAACCTATGTCGGCTCGTTGCTGAGGATGCTGGGCGCCTATGAAGCACAGGAACTCGACCGCGGTTCGGAGTCGGCCGCCAGGGAACTGGCGGCGGTGCGCGACGAGGTCGAGATCGATTTCCTAAAGGAAGACATCCCCGCCCTGATGAGCGAATCCCGCGAAGGCATCACCCGCGTGCGCAAGATCGTGCAGGACCTCAAGGACTTCTCGCGCGCCGATACGGCGCTGGAATGGCAATGGGCGAATCTGCACCAGGGCATCGATTCGACGTTGAATATCGTGAATAACGAAATCAAGTACAAAGCCGACGTGGTCAAGAACTACGGCGTGTTGCCCGACGTGGAATGCTTGCCCAGCCAGATCAATCAGGTGGTCATGAACCTGGTCGTGAATGCGGCGCACGCCATCGACGGTGCGCGGGGGACGATTACCATCACGACCCGGATCGTTGATACGGGTGCGGACGTGGAGATAGAAATCGCCGACAACGGTTCCGGCATTACGCCGGAGAACCTGTCGCGGATCTTCGATCCGTTTTTTACCACCAAGCCGGTCGGGCAGGGGACGGGGCTGGGATTGTCGTTGGCCTACGGCATCATGCAAAAGCACCACGGCAGCATCAATGTGAGGAGCGAGCTGGGCGCCGGAACCACGTTTACACTGCGATTCCCCATCCGGCACGACGCGGGCGGCGACGCTGGCCAGGGAACATCAGGAAATCCCTGA
- a CDS encoding HDOD domain-containing protein — protein sequence MNGVTEQDIAGAVSRLPALPNIVLELIHALDNKDVDTHTLAQKISYDQTLTAKVLRLANSSFYGMQSKIGSIPHAITVLGFNSVRSLVLAAAVVDTFANHASEDLDHAHFWKHAIGTALCAKAIAVHRGANQDQSFIAGLLHNIGRLVLATCSPLRYRDVLQRCAQHDEDLLAAEIHVFGIDHKTAGKAVLEYWKFPAAIVGTLVSGQEGAPAQGDAAAIAAVADAIAYALDLSGGQYDRVPSIPVADWDRLALKESVLLDIFATTEMQFEEACAILGATGKA from the coding sequence ATGAACGGGGTGACCGAGCAGGATATCGCCGGCGCCGTCTCACGCCTGCCGGCCTTGCCGAATATCGTCCTGGAGCTGATCCACGCGCTTGACAACAAGGATGTGGACACGCATACCCTGGCGCAGAAAATCTCCTACGACCAGACGCTGACGGCAAAAGTGCTGCGATTGGCGAATTCGTCGTTCTACGGCATGCAGAGCAAAATCGGGTCGATACCGCATGCCATCACGGTGCTGGGTTTCAACAGCGTGCGTTCGCTGGTGCTGGCCGCAGCCGTGGTCGACACATTTGCAAACCACGCAAGCGAAGATCTGGATCATGCCCACTTCTGGAAACATGCCATCGGCACCGCGTTGTGCGCCAAGGCGATCGCTGTGCATCGCGGCGCCAATCAGGACCAGTCTTTCATCGCCGGCCTGCTGCACAATATCGGCAGGCTGGTGCTGGCGACTTGCTCGCCGCTGCGCTATCGGGACGTGTTGCAGCGATGCGCGCAACATGACGAGGATTTGCTGGCGGCCGAGATCCACGTATTCGGCATCGATCACAAAACGGCCGGGAAGGCCGTGCTGGAATACTGGAAATTTCCCGCCGCGATCGTCGGGACGCTGGTCTCCGGACAGGAGGGGGCGCCGGCCCAGGGCGATGCCGCGGCGATCGCAGCTGTCGCTGATGCGATCGCCTACGCCCTTGATCTGAGTGGCGGCCAATACGATCGCGTGCCGTCGATCCCGGTCGCCGATTGGGACAGGCTGGCATTGAAAGAATCTGTGCTGCTGGACATCTTCGCAACAACGGAAATGCAATTCGAAGAGGCGTGCGCGATTCTCGGAGCAACGGGAAAGGCATGA
- a CDS encoding response regulator, translating to MLEQTVAERSPRTLLLVDDEINILSALKRLLRQDKYDIVTANNGQEALEALKNGPVDVIVTDQRMPGMTGVEFLRLAKESYPDTVRIVLSGYTELQSVTDAVNEGAVYKFLTKPWDDGQLRGHVAEAFRRKEMADENLRLQQQLQLANLALEDTNKELDRLLKVQEERIETDEVSLRVIHEILEHLPTPILGMDDEKNIVFVNAAAQSLFGETMLLLGMKMEAATPALLPAWELNSEEVAINGRVYKVLTHPMGRNSRSRGKLMTLIKLTDD from the coding sequence ATGCTGGAGCAAACAGTTGCCGAGCGGTCGCCGCGGACCTTGCTGCTGGTGGACGACGAGATCAACATCCTGTCGGCGCTGAAGCGTTTGCTGCGTCAGGACAAATACGACATCGTCACTGCCAACAACGGCCAGGAGGCGCTGGAGGCGCTCAAAAACGGACCGGTGGACGTGATCGTCACCGACCAGCGCATGCCGGGCATGACGGGAGTGGAATTTTTGCGTCTGGCGAAAGAGTCCTATCCCGACACGGTGCGAATCGTGTTGAGCGGCTATACGGAATTGCAGTCGGTGACCGATGCGGTCAATGAAGGCGCCGTGTACAAATTCCTGACCAAGCCGTGGGATGACGGCCAACTGCGCGGCCACGTGGCGGAAGCGTTCAGGCGCAAGGAAATGGCGGACGAAAACCTCCGATTGCAGCAGCAATTGCAACTGGCCAACCTGGCGCTGGAAGACACCAACAAGGAGCTCGACAGACTGTTGAAGGTTCAGGAGGAACGCATCGAGACCGACGAAGTCAGCTTGAGGGTCATCCACGAAATCCTCGAGCACTTGCCGACGCCGATATTGGGCATGGATGATGAAAAAAATATCGTCTTCGTCAATGCCGCGGCGCAATCGCTGTTCGGTGAAACGATGCTGTTGCTCGGCATGAAAATGGAGGCGGCGACTCCCGCTCTGCTGCCGGCATGGGAACTCAATAGCGAGGAAGTCGCCATCAACGGCCGCGTCTACAAAGTACTGACTCATCCGATGGGACGCAACTCGCGATCGCGAGGCAAGCTGATGACTCTGATCAAACTAACCGACGACTGA
- a CDS encoding HD domain-containing phosphohydrolase yields the protein MSNIAIAATDTKTENALPPPVILLVDDEASILSSLKRVLRPKGYTLITAESGAEGLRLLEEHPVDLIVSDMRMPEMSGAQFLGKAKERFPEVMRILLTGYSEITATISAINDGGIYHYLQKPWDEQDLLLTIQRALEQQHLKKEAARLNDLVRKQNEELQTFNARLEKQVQSRTEEIRQTVMFLESSQAEIKLNFLTMLKVFSNMIELRSGMLGGQSDRVSGLSRKLGKKFKMHDVQLQDLAIAGLLHAIGKIGLPDELIRKPLEKMSGEESRTFMAHPVKGHMVLTPVSAFDEVGRLILYQYERYDGRGTPEGMSGEAIPLGSRILAVARDFEALRSGAIATLPLPLDKAVQLIKSQSGHRYDPEVVLNFVALVEEGDSAVAERARDIKSRDLEVGMQLAQDLRTKDGVLLIVRDSTITANNIMQIRKFEQLDGSSLEISVKILDNAA from the coding sequence ATGTCGAATATCGCTATTGCCGCCACTGATACGAAAACGGAAAACGCATTGCCGCCGCCGGTGATCTTGCTGGTCGATGACGAGGCCAGCATCTTGTCGTCGCTCAAGCGTGTGTTGCGGCCGAAGGGATATACCTTGATCACCGCAGAAAGCGGCGCCGAGGGTTTACGCTTGCTGGAAGAACATCCGGTGGACCTGATCGTTTCCGACATGCGCATGCCGGAGATGAGCGGAGCCCAGTTTCTCGGCAAGGCCAAGGAACGTTTCCCTGAGGTGATGCGGATCTTGCTGACTGGTTATTCTGAAATCACGGCGACGATTTCGGCCATTAACGACGGCGGCATCTATCACTATTTGCAGAAGCCGTGGGATGAACAGGATCTCCTGCTGACGATACAGCGTGCGCTGGAACAGCAACATCTGAAAAAAGAGGCGGCGCGGCTCAACGACCTCGTGCGCAAACAGAACGAAGAGCTCCAGACGTTCAACGCCCGCCTGGAAAAGCAGGTCCAGTCGCGTACCGAAGAAATTCGCCAGACCGTCATGTTCCTGGAAAGCAGCCAGGCCGAGATCAAGCTCAATTTCCTGACGATGCTGAAGGTCTTCTCGAACATGATCGAACTCCGTTCGGGCATGCTCGGTGGGCAATCGGATCGTGTCAGCGGACTCTCGCGCAAGCTCGGAAAGAAATTCAAAATGCATGACGTGCAGTTGCAGGATCTGGCGATCGCCGGGCTGCTGCATGCGATCGGCAAGATCGGCTTGCCCGACGAGTTGATCCGCAAGCCGCTGGAAAAGATGTCGGGCGAAGAGTCGCGCACCTTCATGGCGCATCCGGTGAAGGGACACATGGTGCTGACGCCGGTGAGCGCCTTCGACGAGGTCGGTCGCCTGATCCTGTATCAATACGAACGTTACGACGGGCGCGGCACGCCCGAGGGCATGAGCGGCGAGGCCATTCCCCTGGGCTCGCGCATACTGGCGGTCGCTCGCGACTTCGAGGCGCTGCGTTCGGGCGCGATCGCGACGTTGCCGCTGCCGCTCGACAAGGCCGTCCAGCTCATCAAATCCCAAAGCGGTCACCGCTACGATCCGGAGGTGGTGCTGAATTTTGTTGCATTGGTTGAAGAAGGGGATTCCGCGGTGGCGGAACGCGCCCGCGACATCAAGTCGCGCGACCTGGAAGTCGGCATGCAGCTGGCGCAGGACCTGCGCACCAAGGACGGCGTGCTGCTCATCGTGCGCGACTCCACCATCACCGCCAACAACATCATGCAGATTCGCAAGTTCGAGCAGCTCGACGGATCGTCGCTCGAGATATCGGTCAAGATACTGGACAACGCGGCATAG
- a CDS encoding ATP-binding protein: MTQQFETFESSPLSPADRVVDVVPVDIAQRFEYLIANTPAIIYSSVPSGDFKMTFVSENAARVLGYDPKEMVADPNFWFDHIHPDDAPDIFSSLAMLFVEGERAYEYRFLTKDKRYLWMHDSLRLIRDENNNPVEVIGSLTNITERKLMEEALQRTGEEQRSLINKLKEAQEQLLQSEKMASIGQLAAGVAHEINNPVGFVSSNMKSLQTYVDQLLDVIARQEALLSDDSLSEDLRQQARQLSATADLAYLKGDVVELIAESLDGLKRVKDIVQSLKDFSHVGESDWQMVDIRKGLESTITIANNELKYKTVIERQYGELPLIKGLASQLNQVFMNLLVNAAHSIAERGTIRIRTECKEDWVYIQVEDTGCGIPPENLSRIFEPFFTTKPIGSGTGLGLSLSYGIVQKHGGRIDVQSEIGVGTRFTVCLPATQIKEKLQQDAG; this comes from the coding sequence ATGACACAACAATTCGAAACGTTTGAATCGAGTCCCTTGTCGCCGGCCGACAGGGTGGTGGACGTCGTGCCGGTGGATATCGCACAGCGATTTGAATACCTGATTGCCAACACCCCGGCAATTATTTACAGCAGTGTCCCGTCGGGTGATTTCAAGATGACCTTCGTGAGCGAAAACGCCGCGCGCGTGCTCGGCTACGATCCGAAGGAAATGGTTGCAGATCCCAATTTCTGGTTCGACCACATCCATCCGGACGATGCGCCGGATATCTTTTCCAGCCTCGCCATGCTGTTCGTCGAAGGCGAGCGCGCCTATGAATACCGTTTTCTGACCAAGGACAAACGTTATTTGTGGATGCACGACAGTCTGCGCCTGATCCGCGACGAGAATAACAATCCGGTGGAAGTCATCGGCTCGCTGACCAATATCACGGAACGCAAATTGATGGAGGAGGCGTTGCAGCGCACCGGCGAGGAGCAGCGCAGCCTGATCAACAAGTTGAAGGAAGCACAGGAACAGCTGCTGCAATCCGAGAAAATGGCCTCCATCGGCCAGCTTGCCGCCGGCGTCGCGCACGAGATCAACAACCCGGTCGGGTTTGTCAGTTCCAACATGAAATCATTGCAGACGTATGTCGACCAGTTGCTGGACGTCATCGCGCGGCAGGAAGCATTGCTGTCGGACGACAGCCTGAGCGAGGACCTGCGGCAGCAAGCGCGGCAACTAAGCGCCACCGCCGATCTCGCGTACCTCAAAGGCGACGTGGTCGAGCTGATCGCCGAGTCGCTGGACGGCCTGAAACGGGTCAAGGACATCGTCCAGTCGCTCAAGGATTTTTCTCATGTGGGAGAAAGCGACTGGCAAATGGTGGACATCCGGAAAGGCCTGGAGAGCACCATCACGATCGCCAACAACGAATTGAAATACAAGACCGTGATCGAGCGGCAATACGGCGAGCTGCCATTGATCAAGGGGCTGGCGTCGCAGCTGAATCAGGTCTTCATGAACTTGCTGGTCAACGCCGCGCATTCGATCGCCGAACGCGGCACCATCCGCATCCGGACCGAATGCAAGGAGGATTGGGTCTATATCCAGGTGGAGGACACCGGATGCGGTATTCCTCCGGAAAACTTGTCGCGCATCTTTGAACCGTTCTTCACGACCAAGCCGATCGGCAGTGGCACCGGGCTGGGCCTGTCACTGTCTTATGGGATCGTGCAAAAGCATGGCGGCCGCATCGATGTCCAGAGCGAGATCGGCGTGGGAACGCGTTTTACGGTGTGTTTGCCGGCGACGCAAATCAAGGAAAAACTCCAGCAAGACGCTGGTTGA
- a CDS encoding EAL domain-containing protein produces MYKAALSEHPSYSEEGLRIIFVEDVVDDAELVQQELRRSGLAPSLLRVDTEADFLAALQTPADVILCDFSLPDFDGLAALKITREQYPHVPFIFVSGTIGEELAIQALRQGAYDYVLKDNIARLPSSVRRALRESHERAIRRRTEEILFAESTLLSAVFDSAGAVGVMLNAEGRILRFNQAGEKATGYASDDIRGLCFWDIFFPPTQAQNEKERYLSADRSSFPLQFQNQWLTKDGQIRTLLCSVSVLENDHFRTVFILSGIDITQWQEAEEKVYRLSHFDQISGLPNRAVLRDRLEQAALRNDPHAGSVVHILVELNGLARLRDALGAQAGVALAIAIAGRLQAWKPPGPTTIAQYADRVFAVLIEHVKREDVDAVVQHLLRTLEAPYSIPGQEEIHLQPKIGIALYPDDTRSAESLFHFSEVALHRAQNSAYEHTQFYTRSFNQEISARHVLANQLRQAIQRDELVLHYQPQVSLKNGKITGFEALVRWRHPERGLLPPAEFIPLAEESETILALGEWVLRAACRQCKQWQDQGLPPVMIAVNLSAMQFNEKNLRVLVGHVLEESRLDAHHLELELTESVSMDDPEKSIAIMVHLRKLGVTLSIDDFGTGYSNLGYLKRFPVGRLKIDKSFVRDLVDDPHDLAICRSVIALAKSLRLEVIAEGVETINQLKLLHAEGCDKIQGYYFSAAMSAEECTSFLARDVSLPLDTIRRLPYARSLLIVDDEVNILSALKRVLGRSGYQIFTASKVADAFDILSRHHIGVILTDQQMPDMPGTELLEKVRYMFPDTVRIMLTGQASLEAVTQAINQGAIYKFLVKPWDNAQLEAVIHEAFEKFEATLRA; encoded by the coding sequence ATGTACAAAGCAGCCCTGTCAGAACATCCGTCATACTCGGAAGAAGGCCTTCGGATCATTTTTGTCGAAGACGTCGTCGACGATGCCGAGCTGGTCCAGCAAGAACTGCGCCGGTCCGGTCTCGCGCCTTCCCTGCTCCGCGTGGATACCGAGGCTGATTTCCTGGCCGCCCTGCAAACTCCGGCGGACGTCATCCTGTGCGACTTTTCGCTGCCCGACTTCGACGGGCTGGCCGCGCTGAAAATTACCCGTGAACAATATCCCCACGTCCCCTTCATTTTTGTTTCCGGCACCATCGGCGAAGAACTTGCCATTCAGGCATTGCGACAAGGCGCTTACGATTATGTATTGAAAGACAACATTGCCCGTTTGCCATCTTCGGTGCGACGCGCGCTGCGGGAATCCCATGAGCGCGCGATCCGGCGCAGGACCGAGGAAATCCTGTTCGCGGAAAGCACACTGTTGTCGGCCGTCTTCGACAGCGCCGGCGCGGTAGGCGTCATGCTTAATGCCGAAGGCCGCATATTGCGCTTCAACCAGGCCGGTGAAAAAGCCACCGGTTACGCAAGCGACGATATCCGGGGACTCTGTTTCTGGGATATTTTCTTCCCCCCGACGCAGGCGCAGAATGAAAAAGAACGCTATCTGAGCGCAGACCGCTCGTCTTTCCCCTTGCAGTTCCAGAACCAATGGTTGACCAAGGACGGACAAATCAGGACGCTGCTCTGTTCAGTCAGCGTCCTGGAGAACGACCACTTCAGGACCGTCTTCATCCTGAGCGGCATCGACATCACGCAATGGCAGGAAGCGGAGGAAAAAGTCTATCGCCTCAGCCATTTCGACCAGATCTCGGGATTGCCGAATCGGGCCGTCTTGCGCGATCGCCTTGAGCAGGCGGCATTGCGCAACGATCCGCACGCTGGTTCGGTGGTGCATATCCTGGTGGAGCTGAATGGACTGGCCCGTCTACGCGATGCGCTCGGCGCGCAGGCCGGCGTTGCGCTGGCAATCGCCATCGCCGGGCGGCTGCAGGCGTGGAAACCGCCGGGACCGACCACCATCGCACAATATGCCGACCGCGTCTTCGCCGTGCTGATCGAACACGTGAAGCGGGAAGACGTCGACGCCGTCGTGCAGCACCTGCTGCGCACGCTGGAAGCTCCCTATTCGATTCCCGGCCAGGAGGAGATCCATCTCCAGCCAAAGATCGGCATTGCGCTTTATCCCGACGACACCCGGTCCGCGGAATCGCTGTTCCATTTTTCCGAGGTGGCCCTGCATCGCGCGCAAAACAGTGCGTATGAGCATACCCAGTTCTATACGCGCAGCTTCAATCAGGAAATCTCTGCGCGGCATGTCCTTGCCAACCAGCTGCGCCAGGCAATACAGCGCGACGAACTGGTCTTGCACTACCAGCCTCAGGTGTCGTTGAAGAATGGAAAAATCACCGGCTTCGAAGCGCTGGTGCGCTGGCGCCATCCGGAACGCGGCTTGCTGCCGCCGGCGGAATTCATCCCGCTGGCCGAAGAGTCGGAAACCATCCTGGCGTTGGGCGAGTGGGTGCTGCGCGCAGCCTGCCGCCAATGCAAGCAATGGCAAGACCAGGGCCTGCCGCCAGTGATGATCGCCGTCAATCTGTCGGCGATGCAATTCAATGAAAAAAACCTGCGCGTGCTGGTCGGTCACGTCCTCGAAGAATCCCGGCTCGACGCCCACCACCTTGAACTGGAGCTGACCGAAAGCGTGTCGATGGATGATCCGGAAAAGAGCATTGCGATCATGGTCCACCTGCGCAAGCTCGGCGTGACGCTGTCGATCGACGATTTCGGCACCGGATACTCGAATCTCGGTTACCTGAAACGCTTCCCGGTCGGCCGGCTCAAGATCGACAAATCTTTCGTGCGCGACCTGGTCGACGATCCTCACGACCTCGCCATCTGCCGCTCCGTGATCGCACTGGCGAAGAGCCTGCGCCTGGAAGTGATCGCCGAAGGCGTGGAGACCATCAATCAGCTCAAGTTGCTGCATGCAGAAGGCTGCGACAAGATCCAGGGCTACTATTTCAGTGCAGCGATGTCGGCCGAAGAATGCACCTCGTTTCTGGCGCGCGATGTTTCCTTGCCGCTGGATACCATCCGCCGCCTGCCGTATGCGCGCTCGCTGCTGATCGTCGACGATGAAGTGAATATCCTGTCCGCGCTGAAACGGGTGCTGGGCCGCTCCGGCTACCAGATTTTTACCGCCAGCAAGGTCGCCGACGCGTTCGACATCCTGTCCCGCCATCACATTGGCGTGATCCTGACAGACCAGCAGATGCCGGACATGCCGGGCACGGAGCTGCTGGAAAAAGTCAGGTACATGTTTCCCGACACCGTGCGCATCATGCTGACGGGCCAGGCCAGCCTGGAGGCAGTCACGCAGGCGATCAACCAGGGCGCCATCTATAAATTCCTCGTCAAGCCCTGGGACAATGCGCAACTGGAAGCCGTCATCCACGAGGCTTTCGAAAAGTTCGAAGCGACGCTGCGCGCGTGA
- a CDS encoding energy-coupling factor ABC transporter ATP-binding protein has protein sequence MTLKILPPAGTATPGIRLESVTLSRGDRIVLEQIDLHLTEPRIGVVGDNGAGKSSLFRLICGLDQPQSGRVSVHGCRTGDAGERRKLPRHVGLMFQNPDDQIIFPTVAEELAFSLTAAGIGKQLARQQARDFLAARNLPDWADRAVGELSQGQRQQVCLMALQITTPATLLLDEPYSALDLPSQLRLSAQIAATSQQIILSTHLLDHVEDFERVLWLDNGRLRADGPGREICAAYAQDVRERSAVNTAAEVLQHAAQADAT, from the coding sequence ATGACCCTGAAAATATTGCCCCCCGCCGGCACGGCGACGCCCGGCATCCGGCTGGAATCGGTCACGCTGTCGCGCGGCGACCGGATTGTGCTGGAACAGATCGACCTGCACCTGACCGAGCCGCGCATCGGCGTAGTCGGCGACAACGGCGCCGGCAAGAGCAGCCTGTTCCGCCTGATCTGCGGGCTGGATCAGCCGCAGAGCGGCCGCGTGAGCGTGCACGGCTGCCGCACCGGCGACGCCGGCGAACGCCGCAAGCTGCCGCGGCATGTCGGCCTGATGTTCCAGAACCCCGACGACCAGATCATCTTCCCCACGGTGGCCGAAGAACTGGCCTTCAGCCTGACCGCCGCCGGCATCGGCAAGCAGCTGGCGCGGCAACAGGCGCGCGACTTCCTTGCAGCGCGCAACTTGCCCGACTGGGCCGACCGCGCCGTTGGCGAACTGAGCCAGGGCCAACGCCAGCAGGTCTGCCTGATGGCGCTGCAAATCACGACGCCGGCCACGCTGCTGCTGGATGAACCCTATTCCGCACTCGACCTGCCGAGCCAGTTGCGCCTGTCGGCGCAAATCGCCGCCACCAGCCAGCAGATCATCCTGTCGACGCACCTGCTGGATCACGTGGAGGATTTTGAACGCGTCCTGTGGCTGGACAACGGCAGGCTGCGCGCCGACGGACCGGGCCGTGAAATTTGCGCCGCCTACGCGCAGGACGTGCGCGAGCGCAGCGCCGTGAATACCGCTGCAGAAGTCTTGCAACACGCGGCGCAGGCCGACGCGACGTAA